A single region of the Epinephelus moara isolate mb chromosome 16, YSFRI_EMoa_1.0, whole genome shotgun sequence genome encodes:
- the LOC126403026 gene encoding protein CIP2A homolog, producing the protein MKISSVLSLVLILCYFCRAQRHSGNSNILLRAPDVESREERAQTQRAGIEAEGGERELVPQTDIWTELRDLRDMVVEQRVELRHLTTRVTAAESLVEALRRENTALEVRMTAAERLVAQLQTENDAQDAELAAVKQQLSTLQQRVTVSEGRVAALEKDQEAQDAEIAANQQQLGALQERVTASEGRVAELEKEQGAQDAELAAVKQQLGTLQQRVTASEGRVAELEREQEVQNAALQQLENASKVRKVAFSASLRTSGAGNISENPLRYRNVFTNTGNHYNPNTGYFTAPIRGVYYFRFDGHSSHSNHMMIMHLIKNGRLIVTAADLPPSSADLADNASNGAVLQLEVGDIVSVSLSGEVWDDNNNRTTFSGFLLFPL; encoded by the exons aTGAAGATTTCCTCGGTCCTCTCACTGGTGCTGATACTCTGCTATTTCTGCAGAGCTCAGAGACACAGCGGCAACAGTAATATCTTGCTTCGTGCTCCTGATGTTGAGAGCAGGGAAGAGAGGGCTCAGACACAGAGGGCTGGGATTGAAGCTGAGGGAGGTGAACGAGAGCTGGTGCCTCAGACTGACATCTGGACTGAGCTGAGGGACCTGAGAGACAtggtggtggagcagagagTGGAGCTGAGGCACCTGACGACCAGAGTAACAGCTGCTGAGAGCCTGGTGGAGGCCTTGAGGAGGGAGAATACAG CTTTGGAGGTCAGGATGACCGCTGCTGAGAGGCTGGTGGCACAACTGCAGACGGAGAATGACG CTCAAGATGCAGAGCTCGCAGCCGTTaagcagcagctcagcactCTGCAGCAAAGAGTGACAGTCAGTGAGGGCCGCGTGGCAGCGCTGGAGAAAGATCAAGAAG CTCAAGATGCAGAGATTGCAGCTAATCAGCAGCAGCTTGGCGCTCTGCAGGAAAGAGTGACAGCCAGTGAAGGCCGCGTGGCAGAGCTGGAGAAAGAGCAAGGAG CTCAAGATGCAGAGCTTGCAGCCGTTAAGCAGCAACTCGGCACTCTGCAGCAAAGAGTGACAGCCAGCGAAGGCCGCGTGGCAGAGctggagagagagcaagaag TACAAAATGCGGCACTGCAGCAACTTGAAAATGCCAGCAAAG TGAGGAAAGTGGCCTTTTCTGCCTCCCTTCGGACATCTGGCGCAGGAAACATCTCAGAAAATCCACTTAGATACAGAAATGTCTTTACCAACACTGGAAACCACTACAACCCAAACACAG GTTACTTCACTGCACCAATAAGAGGAGTGTATTACTTCAGATTTGACGGCCATTCATCACATTCTAATCACATGATGATAATGCATCTCATCAAGAACGGACGACTCATAGTTACCGCAGCTGACCTTCCCCCGTCATCTGCAGATCTGGCGGATAATGCATCCAATGGTGCAGTGTTGCAGTTAGAAGTGGGAGATATTGTTTCGGTAAGCCTTTCTGGGGAGGTTTGggatgacaacaacaacagaacaacCTTTAGTGGCTTTCTGCTCTTTCCTTTGTAA